The window AATCTTCGTTGGTCAGTTCGCTTGGAGCAATCGTCCATGCTGGTACCGGATTGTTGATGATATTGTCTACTTCTTCTGTTTCTGCTACGGCATCTTCAGGAGCGTCTTCCGGTAATGGAAGTGTATGTGTTTTTGTTCCGAATTTGATCGGAACAGGCATAAACTTGTTATACTTCAATAATAGTTCACGGATTTTTCCTTCTTCTAAAAATTCCACAGAATCTTCAGCAATATGAAGGATGATTTCCGTTCCTCTGTCAGTTTTGTTAGTAGTTTCTTCAAGGGTAAATTCCGGGCTTCCATCACAGATCCAACGTACTGCCGGTTCGTCTTTATAAGACTTTGTAAGAATTTCTACTTTTTCAGCTACCATGAACGCAGAGTAGAATCCAAGACCGAAATGCCCGATAATCCCAGAATCTTTTGCAGAATCTTTATATTTTTCCAAAAACTCTTCTGCTCCTGAGAAAGCAACCTGATTGATATATTTTTCAACCTCTTCACCAGTCATACCAATACCTTGGTCTATAATGCGTAAAGTTTTTTGGTCTTTATCAATTTTAACTTCAAGTTTAGGGTTTCCGTATTCCACTTTTGCCTCACCAATGCTTGTCAGATGTTTTAATTTTAAAGTGGCATCAGTAGCATTAGAGATTAATTCTCTTAAGAATATTTCGTGGTCACTGTAAAGAAATTTTTTAATAAGCGGGAAAATATTTTCCACAGATACATTAATATTTCCTTTAGTCATCATATTTTATATTTTAATTGTTCTACATACTTCTCAAAAAAAATACCATGCAGCAGAAAGTGACAGAATGGCATTTTTTCAACGTGAAACAGTTTTATCCTACGAATTTGTCAAAGAAATATCTTACTTTTAAGTATTAAAAATTTTTTAAAGATGAAGTTGAAATGTACAGTTTTTATTCTGCTCATAATGACCTGTTGGGTCTATGGACAGAAAAAACCTTTAGACCATTCTGTCTATGACAGTTGGCAAAATATCGGCATGAGAAAAATATCAAATGACGGAAAATGGATTGCTTACTCCGTAGATGCTCAGGAAGGAAATCCTAACCTTTCTTTATATTCCGTAAAAAATAAAACGACAAAGAAGTTTGCAAGAGGAACAAAAGTAGATTTTACAAATGATTCCAGATTTGCTGTTTTTCAAATCCGTCCGCAGTATAAAGATATAAAAGCGGTAAAAGATAAAAAACTTAAAAAAAATAAATTAACAAAAGACAGTCTTGCAATTGTTGATTTTTTAAATGATAAAACAGAAAGAATTCCTAATGTAAAATCATTTAAAATCCCTGAAAAAGCAGGCTCTTATGTAGCCTATCTTCTGGAAAACACAAAAGATAAATCTTCGGATGATGCTTCTGATAAAGAAGATGGAGAGGATAATAAAGATGAAGATAAAAATGTAAAACCTTTGCAGTTAGTTGTGCGAAATCTTTTGGACGGGAAAAGTACAACGTATGATAATGTAGTCCGCTATGAGTTCAGTAAAAATGGAAAGCAGCTCGCTTTTGTGACGAAGAAACCTGAAGAAAAACCTAAAAAGGATAAAAAAGATTCTGCTGATGAAAAATCTGAGGACAAAAAAGATAATGACAAATCAAAGCCAAAGAAATATACATTTCAAACCGTACAGGTTGTAGATCTGCAAAAAGCAGTTGTAACTAAAATTTCAGAGATGGAAGGCGATTTTTCACAATTGTCTTTTGATGAAGAAGGAAATCAGCTGGCATATGTAGGAACTTCTTCTGCACAAAATGACCTGGTGAAATTGTATCAGTTGTATTACTTTAATTTTAAAGGAAATAAAAAGGAAATAATTGCCAATGAAAATGCACAGATGAAGAAGAATTGGGTAATTTCTGAAAACCGTTTACCCTTATTCAGCAAAAACGGAAAGCAGTTGTATTTTGGTGTTGCTCCGAAACCTATCGCAAAAGATACTGCAATGATTGCGAATGATCATGCGGTAGTAGATATCTGGAATTATAAAGATGATTATCTGCAAACAGTACAGCTAAAGGAATTGAAAAACGATCTGAAGAAATCCTATGCTGCAGTAATACAGACGGAAAAACCAGATTTCTTCAGAAATATTGATGGCGAAGATTTGGATACTTTAAGACTGGTAAATGAAGGAAATGCTGAATTTGCGCTGGGTATTACAAGTTTGAACAACCGTATTTCTTCGCAATGGGAGGGTGCAACTAAGAAAACATATTTCCTGATTGATAATAAAACAGGTGAGAGGACAGAGATTATTCAGAATCTGAATGGCTCAGTTGCTGTTTCTCCGCTTGGAAAATTCGTAGTGATTTTTGACAGAGAAAAAGGGAAGTGGCTCAGTTATAATGTGAAAACAAAACAAACACTTCCATTGAGCAGCGGACTGCCCGTTTCTTTTGTGGATGAAGAGTTTGATATGCCGGATTTTCCAAATTCTTATGGCATCGCTTCCTGGACGAATAATGATGAATCTGTGATTATTAAAGATCGTTTCGACCTTTGGGAGTTTTTTCTGAATGGCTCAAAAAAGCCGAGAAATATCACCAATGGATTTGGTCGTAAAAATAAAATAACGTTTGACACCTACGACTTAGATAAAGATATTAAAAGCTTAAACCGAAAATCTTCCATTTATTTATCAGCATTTGATAA of the Chryseobacterium viscerum genome contains:
- a CDS encoding alpha/beta hydrolase family protein; protein product: MKLKCTVFILLIMTCWVYGQKKPLDHSVYDSWQNIGMRKISNDGKWIAYSVDAQEGNPNLSLYSVKNKTTKKFARGTKVDFTNDSRFAVFQIRPQYKDIKAVKDKKLKKNKLTKDSLAIVDFLNDKTERIPNVKSFKIPEKAGSYVAYLLENTKDKSSDDASDKEDGEDNKDEDKNVKPLQLVVRNLLDGKSTTYDNVVRYEFSKNGKQLAFVTKKPEEKPKKDKKDSADEKSEDKKDNDKSKPKKYTFQTVQVVDLQKAVVTKISEMEGDFSQLSFDEEGNQLAYVGTSSAQNDLVKLYQLYYFNFKGNKKEIIANENAQMKKNWVISENRLPLFSKNGKQLYFGVAPKPIAKDTAMIANDHAVVDIWNYKDDYLQTVQLKELKNDLKKSYAAVIQTEKPDFFRNIDGEDLDTLRLVNEGNAEFALGITSLNNRISSQWEGATKKTYFLIDNKTGERTEIIQNLNGSVAVSPLGKFVVIFDREKGKWLSYNVKTKQTLPLSSGLPVSFVDEEFDMPDFPNSYGIASWTNNDESVIIKDRFDLWEFFLNGSKKPRNITNGFGRKNKITFDTYDLDKDIKSLNRKSSIYLSAFDNTSKANGIFKTSIQSNSDPVKIQLENVWGYRSLQKAKNAEEYIVVKESYTDSPNIFATSDFSEQQKLSDTNPQQKNYNWGTDELVNWTTPKGNTSTGVLYKPENFDPNKKYPMIVYFYEKLSDNLNRYVAPAPTPSRLNISYFVSNGYLVFTPDISYTDGFPGESAMEYINSGVENLKQNSWVDGTKIGIQGQSWGGYQVAYLIAHTNMYAAAWSGAPVVNMTSAYGGIRWTSGMNRQFQYEKSQSRLGKNLWEAPDLYIKNSPLFTIDKVQTPVVIMSNDKDGAVPWYQGIEMFTALRRLGKPVWLLNYNGDDHNLVKRQNRKDIQIREQQFFDYYLKGAKAPVWMTKGIPATQKGKDWGFELTDDKPN